Proteins from a single region of Ananas comosus cultivar F153 linkage group 3, ASM154086v1, whole genome shotgun sequence:
- the LOC109707929 gene encoding CDT1-like protein a, chloroplastic: MEHESSEENTPGQVRSRKVLPGMLVENDSVPADIQTMEVDMQDSGSNIESPTPEKPESRRKANLDSSLPRKLLMKDFEFVNSHVAAVRRSTLLSSDDNSSSSGSSQGITHLQDKSLKEKSIELPEKLQTLITLFNRMESSIRLLRLCKKLPTFRNICTQVEVLSKRKFLSSQLAQMKYLFPEAIQINKILVHDEKTLCMIPDMKITLMMNVVENRQTEGSISMALCQAFQEKVSSFFIAHQEGTDIPEAMLPEPFNSGSFRNTLLEGSSAELPLPNSGDLASLNASHLPPSFRRLISQKVMATKTQRTRILASPALSESLCNDGEHIETRSPQKQDDHGSFSNIHIPATTLCTPAKVDSNLEKVIIETPAQQMPKRPVPTPDRKLVAEDEEELSEARLTTPARRSLIYSPSKTDGNMEEPVHQAVATKGSLLGEETSGLLTKSLPVEPDTVAGIFEEGNVSQVSIEKCVEKQACLPNIFDTICLITCSSNCSLITKQELVHKIISNNLEIEETGEVEEQLVMLERLAPDWICKKAVASGEFLYSINQISNLKTVRARIADGVY, from the exons ATGGAGCATGAAAGTAGTGAGGAGAATACCCCTGGTCAAGTCAGGTCTAGAAAAGTACTTCCTGGAATGCTCGTTGAGAATGATTCCGTTCCAGCGGATATACAGACGATGGAAGTAGACATGCAGGATTCTGGAAGCAATATTGAATCTCCAACTCCTGAGAAGCCTGAATCTAGAAGGAAGGCAAATCTTGATTCTTCTCTTCCTAGAAAACTACTCATGAAGGATTTTGAATTTGTTAACAGTCACGTAGCTGCTGTTCGGCGAAGCACTCTCCTTTCCAGTGATGATAATTCTTCATCTTCAGGGTCTTCTCAAGGAATTACCCATCTTCAAGACAAATCTCTGAAGGAGAAATCAATTGAACTTCCAGAAAA ATTGCAAACTTTAATAACCCTTTTCAACCGTATGGAGAGTTCTATAAGGTTGCTTCGGCTGTGTAAGAAGCTGCCAACTTTTCGAAACATTTGCACTCAGGTGGAGGTACTAAGTAAAAG GAAATTCTTAAGCAGCCAGCTTGCACAGATGAAGTATTTATTTCCTGAAGCTATTCAAATAAACAAGATACTTGTGCATGATGAGAAAACTTTATGCATGATTCCAGATATGAAAATTACTCTAATGATGAATGTTGTAGAAAACCGACAAACGGAGGGATCTATTTCTATGGCTTTATGCCAAGCTTTTCAAGAAAAGGTTTCGAGTTTTTTCATTGCCCATCAAGAG GGCACTGATATACCCGAGGCCATGCTACCAGAACCTTTTAATTCAGGAAGCTTCCGCAACACTCTGCTCGAGGGATCATCTGCTGAACTACCACTGCCAAATTCTGGTGATCTAGCATCATTAAATGCCTCCCATCTTCCTCCATCATTCCGGAGACTGATTTCTCAGAAAGTTATGGCCACGAAAACACAAAGAACTCGGATACTTGCTTCACCAGCATTGTCAGAATCTCTATGCAATGATGGTGAACATATTGAAACTAGGAGTCCTCAGAAGCAAGATGACCATGGCTCTTTCTCAAACATCCACATTCCTGCAACAACTTTATGCACGCCAGCAAAAGTTGACTCAAATTTAGAGAAAGTGATTATTGAAACCCCCGCACAGCAGATGCCTAAAAGACCAGTGCCCACTCCAGATAGAAAGTTGGTGgcagaagatgaagaagaacttTCTGAAGCTAGATTGACCACCCCAGCTCGTAGATCACTGATTTACTCACCATCAAAAACTGATGGAAATATGGAAGAACCAGTTCATCAAGCTGTAGCCACAAAAGGAAGCCTTTTGGGAGAAGAGACTAGTGGATTGCTCACTAAATCTCTACCTGTG GAACCTGATACTGTAGCTGGTATTTTTGAAGAGGGCAACGTTAGCCAAGTCAGCATAGAGAAGTGtgtggagaagcaagcttgcCTGCCTAACATTTTTGACACTATCTGCCTCATTACTTGTTCTTCCAATTGTTCTCTAATCACAAAACAGGAGCTTGTGCACAAGATTATCTCAAACAACTTAGAGATTGAGGAGACAG GAGAAGTAGAAGAGCAGTTGGTGATGTTGGAACGGTTGGCTCCAGATTGGATTTGTAAGAAGGCTGTAGCTTCTGGAGAATTTCTCTACAG TATTAATCAAATATCCAATCTGAAAACAGTTCGAGCAAGGATTGCCGATGGCGTCTACTGA